A region of Solanum dulcamara chromosome 7, daSolDulc1.2, whole genome shotgun sequence DNA encodes the following proteins:
- the LOC129895102 gene encoding uncharacterized protein LOC129895102 isoform X1, with amino-acid sequence MMDVEETSSLPLPDAFLNFLNQHDLDPSIYTATDSIPRYIRLKPGYEDLLEEIESDIRCKLEKVCWLPNFYHLQPDVRIASSKAYQEGKMYGIDAASGAAVTALGISVGDHVLDLCAAPGAKLCMMLDILGSSGSVTGVDIAKHRLAACRTMLQKYSLGDHCRLFVADGTSFSLLPVRVHSGSPLQNENAAEFAAGEKSEVYREWKSRRPWKERKKEAIAREKGVSKLFSPAQEPELIFYGRLSGVVGMRKNELYQKMPISKVLHLGYDKVLVDAECTHDGSIKHVQKFEQWGWTTFQRRVLDAERTDDLTVLQLQLLTNGFRLLRVGGVLVYSTCSLTFAQNEDVVERFLSEDISAELLEITAAKNWPCKSGRIQKTLRFDPLTSCTSGLFVAKFTKLVI; translated from the exons ATGATGGATGTGGAAGAAACCTCAAGTTTGCCTCTGCCAGACGCTTTTCTTAATTTTCTGAATCAACATGACTTGGATCCTTCTATTTATACTGCCACCGATTCTATACCTCGTTATATAAG GTTAAAGCCCGGTTATGAGGATTTGCTTGAAGAAATTGAAAGTGATATTAGATGCAAGCTTGAAAAAGTTTGTTGGTTGCCCAATTTCTATCATCTTCAACCTGATGTTCGAATTGCTAGTTCGAAGGCATACCAAGAAGGGAAG ATGTATGGAATTGATGCAGCATCCGGAGCTGCTGTGACAGCTTTGGGCATTTCAGTTGGGGATCATGTCCTTGATCTTTGTGCTGCACCTG GTGCTAAACTTTGTATGATGTTGGACATTCTTGGCAGTTCGGGTTCTGTTACTGGTGTTGATATTGCAAAACATCGTTTAGCGGCCTGTAGAACCATGCTACAGAAATATAGTCTTGGTGATCATTGTCGTCTTTTTGTTGCTGATGGAACCAGCTTTTCCCTTCTCCCTGTCAGGGTCCATTCAGGCTCTCCGTTGCAAaatgaaaatg CAGCTGAATTTGCCGCCGGAGAAAAATCTGAAGTATATAGGGAGTGGAAGTCCCGCAGACCatggaaagaaaggaagaagGAAGCTATAGCGAGAGAAAAAGGTGTCTCCAAGCTATTCTCACCAGCTCAAGAACCAGAGCTTATATTTTATGGTCGGTTATCTGGGGTGGTTGGGATGAGAAAaaatgaattatatcaaaagaTGCCTATCAGTAAGGTTTTGCATCTCGGCTATGACAAG GTTCTTGTGGATGCAGAATGTACCCATGATGGTTCTATTAAGCACGTTCAGAAATTTGAGCAATGGGGCTGGACAACCTTCCAGCGCCGTGTGCTAGATGCAGAAAGAACCGATGATCTGACTGTCCTTCAG CTGCAACTTCTGACTAATGGATTCAGATTGCTCAGAGTTGGGGGAGTCCTTGTCTATAGCACTTGCAG TTTAACCTTTGCTCAGAACGAGGATGTGGTCGAGCGGTTCCTTTCGGAGGACATATCTGCAG AATTGCTAGAGATTACTGCTGCCAAAAATTGGCCATGCAAGAGTGGCCGAATACAGAAAACCTTACGATTTGATCCTTTGACATCTTGTACAAGCGGACTCTTTGTTGCTAAGTTCACAAAATTGGTCATTTAG
- the LOC129895102 gene encoding uncharacterized protein LOC129895102 isoform X2, with product MMDVEETSSLPLPDAFLNFLNQHDLDPSIYTATDSIPRYIRLKPGYEDLLEEIESDIRCKLEKVCWLPNFYHLQPDVRIASSKAYQEGKMYGIDAASGAAVTALGISVGDHVLDLCAAPGAKLCMMLDILGSSGSVTGVDIAKHRLAACRTMLQKYSLGDHCRLFVADGTSFSLLPVRVHSGSPLQNENAEFAAGEKSEVYREWKSRRPWKERKKEAIAREKGVSKLFSPAQEPELIFYGRLSGVVGMRKNELYQKMPISKVLHLGYDKVLVDAECTHDGSIKHVQKFEQWGWTTFQRRVLDAERTDDLTVLQLQLLTNGFRLLRVGGVLVYSTCSLTFAQNEDVVERFLSEDISAELLEITAAKNWPCKSGRIQKTLRFDPLTSCTSGLFVAKFTKLVI from the exons ATGATGGATGTGGAAGAAACCTCAAGTTTGCCTCTGCCAGACGCTTTTCTTAATTTTCTGAATCAACATGACTTGGATCCTTCTATTTATACTGCCACCGATTCTATACCTCGTTATATAAG GTTAAAGCCCGGTTATGAGGATTTGCTTGAAGAAATTGAAAGTGATATTAGATGCAAGCTTGAAAAAGTTTGTTGGTTGCCCAATTTCTATCATCTTCAACCTGATGTTCGAATTGCTAGTTCGAAGGCATACCAAGAAGGGAAG ATGTATGGAATTGATGCAGCATCCGGAGCTGCTGTGACAGCTTTGGGCATTTCAGTTGGGGATCATGTCCTTGATCTTTGTGCTGCACCTG GTGCTAAACTTTGTATGATGTTGGACATTCTTGGCAGTTCGGGTTCTGTTACTGGTGTTGATATTGCAAAACATCGTTTAGCGGCCTGTAGAACCATGCTACAGAAATATAGTCTTGGTGATCATTGTCGTCTTTTTGTTGCTGATGGAACCAGCTTTTCCCTTCTCCCTGTCAGGGTCCATTCAGGCTCTCCGTTGCAAaatgaaaatg CTGAATTTGCCGCCGGAGAAAAATCTGAAGTATATAGGGAGTGGAAGTCCCGCAGACCatggaaagaaaggaagaagGAAGCTATAGCGAGAGAAAAAGGTGTCTCCAAGCTATTCTCACCAGCTCAAGAACCAGAGCTTATATTTTATGGTCGGTTATCTGGGGTGGTTGGGATGAGAAAaaatgaattatatcaaaagaTGCCTATCAGTAAGGTTTTGCATCTCGGCTATGACAAG GTTCTTGTGGATGCAGAATGTACCCATGATGGTTCTATTAAGCACGTTCAGAAATTTGAGCAATGGGGCTGGACAACCTTCCAGCGCCGTGTGCTAGATGCAGAAAGAACCGATGATCTGACTGTCCTTCAG CTGCAACTTCTGACTAATGGATTCAGATTGCTCAGAGTTGGGGGAGTCCTTGTCTATAGCACTTGCAG TTTAACCTTTGCTCAGAACGAGGATGTGGTCGAGCGGTTCCTTTCGGAGGACATATCTGCAG AATTGCTAGAGATTACTGCTGCCAAAAATTGGCCATGCAAGAGTGGCCGAATACAGAAAACCTTACGATTTGATCCTTTGACATCTTGTACAAGCGGACTCTTTGTTGCTAAGTTCACAAAATTGGTCATTTAG